The proteins below are encoded in one region of Metabacillus dongyingensis:
- a CDS encoding glycosyltransferase family 4 protein has translation MKIALIATEKLPVPAIKGGAIQIYLDSIAPLIAQKHEVTILSIQHPDLPENETRNGVHYIRFAQSEYLSFLGDHLKNTKYDVVHLCNRPAWIPALHAQSPNTKWILSVHNEMFAVEKMTDEEGRACIAAVAQIVTVSDYIGRTITDRFPEAKGKVKTVYSGVDLQTYFPDWTQEGRRLKEKVRSELNLKNQKIILFVGRLSKVKGPHILLQAMPKILEKHPDAVMVFIGSKWFGDNEVNNYVRHLYTLGAMYPENVQFIQFVQPKNIPTLYAMSDIFVCSSQWQEPLARVHYEAMACGLPIITSNRGGNPEVIDEGRNGKVINNFEEPLAYAEAINSLLDSSGKRNEMGRYGRSKAEREFSWNTVAGNLLRVYENGR, from the coding sequence ATGAAGATTGCATTAATAGCGACTGAAAAACTCCCTGTTCCCGCAATTAAAGGAGGAGCCATCCAGATCTATCTGGATTCCATTGCCCCGCTTATTGCACAAAAACATGAAGTGACAATCCTTTCAATTCAGCATCCAGATCTTCCTGAAAATGAAACGAGAAATGGTGTTCATTATATACGTTTTGCACAAAGCGAATATCTGTCTTTTCTCGGGGATCATTTAAAGAATACAAAGTACGATGTGGTTCACCTGTGCAACAGACCAGCCTGGATTCCTGCCCTGCATGCCCAGTCGCCGAATACGAAATGGATTTTAAGTGTTCACAATGAGATGTTCGCGGTTGAAAAAATGACGGATGAAGAGGGCAGAGCCTGTATTGCAGCCGTTGCTCAAATCGTAACGGTCAGTGATTATATTGGCCGTACCATTACAGACAGATTCCCTGAAGCAAAAGGGAAGGTAAAAACCGTTTATTCAGGTGTAGACCTGCAGACTTATTTTCCCGACTGGACGCAGGAAGGCAGAAGGCTCAAGGAAAAAGTGCGTTCTGAATTAAATCTGAAGAATCAGAAAATCATTTTATTTGTAGGACGTTTAAGTAAGGTAAAGGGGCCTCATATCCTCCTGCAGGCAATGCCTAAGATCCTTGAAAAACATCCTGATGCTGTTATGGTTTTCATTGGCTCGAAATGGTTTGGCGACAATGAAGTCAACAACTATGTCAGACATTTATATACACTCGGGGCCATGTATCCTGAAAATGTTCAATTCATTCAGTTCGTTCAGCCTAAAAATATACCCACTCTGTATGCCATGTCAGACATTTTTGTATGTTCATCGCAATGGCAGGAACCGCTGGCACGTGTTCATTACGAAGCGATGGCCTGCGGTCTTCCAATCATTACAAGCAACCGCGGGGGTAATCCCGAAGTCATTGATGAAGGCAGAAACGGTAAGGTTATCAATAATTTTGAAGAACCTCTTGCTTATGCTGAAGCCATAAACTCCCTGCTTGACAGCTCTGGAAAACGTAATGAAATGGGAAGATACGGAAGATCAAAAGCAGAACGTGAATTCAGCTGGAACACAGTAGCCGGGAATTTACTTAGAGTTTATGAAAATGGAAGATAG
- a CDS encoding CotS family spore coat protein, translating into MNILNLYPFDVQSITLLTNKSGRTTWKVETGQGVKILKRVVMKPARMLLIAEGHEHLQDNGLPIAGIHRTKAGAICVGADNSAYVLYDLQEGKEVLYYDKKQMLQIMEFIGKFHQTSAGYMPDEMSKKRSRLGKWHKLFRWKLQELEGNKMLAIKSDKENNLPAPAVIEPDAEQTWLQDPFSKMVIESIDEMILRGKQALLELDEGHYEKWSLECLESRMFCQQDFTLARFIETEEGLAMKELHSITSDLPSRDLRVILNKVLKKMSVWDTELVIELLRTYDKINPLTKDQYRVLWTDLKFPHLYCSIVHKYFLGQKTSWSDEKYIWALQNIISVEQSKHEFLTDFDGLFSKIKA; encoded by the coding sequence ATGAATATCCTAAACTTGTACCCTTTTGATGTGCAGTCGATAACCCTTTTAACCAACAAAAGCGGGCGTACGACTTGGAAAGTAGAGACGGGTCAGGGTGTGAAGATTTTAAAGAGAGTTGTCATGAAGCCTGCAAGGATGCTTCTGATTGCAGAAGGACATGAGCATCTGCAGGACAATGGTCTGCCGATTGCAGGCATACACCGCACAAAAGCAGGAGCAATCTGTGTCGGAGCTGATAATTCAGCATATGTCCTGTATGATTTGCAGGAAGGAAAAGAAGTGCTCTATTATGATAAAAAACAAATGCTTCAAATCATGGAGTTCATTGGAAAGTTCCATCAAACCTCAGCAGGCTATATGCCGGATGAAATGAGCAAAAAAAGAAGCCGTCTCGGCAAATGGCATAAATTATTCAGATGGAAGCTGCAGGAACTTGAAGGAAATAAAATGCTCGCTATAAAATCGGATAAAGAAAACAATCTTCCAGCTCCGGCTGTCATCGAACCTGATGCAGAACAAACATGGCTTCAGGATCCCTTCTCAAAAATGGTGATTGAATCAATTGATGAAATGATTCTCCGCGGCAAGCAGGCTCTTCTGGAACTTGATGAAGGGCATTATGAGAAATGGTCTCTGGAATGCCTTGAATCCAGAATGTTTTGCCAGCAGGATTTTACCCTTGCCCGTTTTATTGAGACGGAAGAGGGGCTTGCTATGAAAGAACTGCATTCGATTACATCCGATCTTCCATCAAGGGACTTACGGGTTATTTTAAATAAAGTGCTGAAAAAAATGTCAGTCTGGGATACTGAGCTTGTCATTGAGCTATTAAGAACATATGACAAAATAAATCCTCTTACAAAAGATCAGTACAGGGTTTTATGGACAGATTTGAAGTTTCCTCATTTATACTGTTCGATTGTTCATAAGTATTTCCTCGGTCAAAAAACATCCTGGTCAGATGAGAAATATATATGGGCCCTGCAGAACATTATTTCTGTTGAGCAGTCAAAGCATGAATTTTTAACTGACTTCGATGGGTTATTTTCAAAAATTAAAGCATAA
- a CDS encoding glycosyltransferase family 4 protein — translation MNLAFICTEKLPAPAVKGGAIQLMLDGISPYFSQKYSVTIYSITDPLLPAENTENGISYIRFPRSSFHEETAHNLKEKSFTHIHVFNRPNEIWRYKQASPDSKLILSLHNDMFSTRKLKPNQALTAIQDCDAITTVSEYIKRTVTVRYPEAEEKTHVVYSGVDFSKFYPSGSPEGIKIKDLWRNKYGLQNKKVILFIGRLSRTKGPHLLIRAMEEVIKEHPDAVLVIVGGKWFSENGINEYVQYLYDESESLKKHILFTKYIPSEEIPNVLLMGDMLVCSSQWHEPLARIHYEAMAAGLPIITTDRGGNSEVIIDEMNGYVIKEYDQPKAFAAHISDLLTSTALSAALGKNGRLYAEMNFSFLKTAEKLEQIYLNA, via the coding sequence ATGAATCTCGCTTTTATCTGCACGGAAAAACTCCCCGCACCAGCTGTGAAAGGAGGTGCCATTCAGCTTATGCTGGACGGCATCTCCCCTTATTTCAGCCAAAAGTACAGCGTCACAATTTATTCGATTACAGACCCTCTTCTACCTGCTGAAAATACTGAAAATGGCATTTCATATATTCGTTTTCCAAGGTCATCCTTTCATGAGGAGACAGCACATAATCTAAAGGAAAAATCTTTTACACATATTCATGTTTTTAATCGCCCGAACGAAATTTGGAGATATAAACAGGCTTCCCCAGACAGCAAACTGATTCTCAGCCTGCATAACGATATGTTCTCAACGAGAAAACTAAAACCCAATCAGGCATTGACAGCCATTCAAGACTGCGATGCAATCACAACAGTGAGTGAATACATTAAACGCACTGTCACTGTCCGCTATCCGGAGGCAGAAGAAAAAACTCATGTTGTATACTCTGGTGTTGATTTTTCAAAGTTTTATCCAAGCGGGTCTCCTGAAGGCATCAAAATTAAGGATTTATGGAGGAATAAGTACGGACTGCAAAATAAAAAAGTGATCCTTTTTATCGGCAGATTAAGCCGGACTAAGGGACCCCACCTTTTAATAAGAGCGATGGAGGAAGTCATTAAAGAGCACCCTGACGCCGTTTTGGTCATTGTCGGAGGAAAATGGTTCAGTGAAAATGGAATAAATGAATATGTTCAGTACTTATACGATGAATCAGAGTCTTTAAAAAAACATATCCTATTTACAAAATATATACCTTCTGAAGAAATACCAAATGTACTTCTCATGGGAGATATGCTCGTATGCAGCTCGCAATGGCATGAACCTTTGGCGAGAATTCATTACGAGGCCATGGCAGCCGGTCTTCCAATCATAACGACAGATCGAGGAGGAAATTCAGAAGTCATTATCGATGAAATGAATGGCTATGTTATCAAAGAGTATGATCAGCCAAAGGCATTTGCAGCACATATCTCAGATTTGCTTACGAGCACTGCACTCTCTGCAGCTCTGGGGAAGAATGGCCGCCTTTATGCTGAAATGAATTTTTCATTTTTAAAGACAGCAGAAAAATTGGAGCAAATCTATTTAAATGCTTAA
- a CDS encoding NAD-dependent epimerase/dehydratase family protein: MRIIVTGCAGFIGSHLCEKLLEQEENTVIGIDCFIGPTPGSLKDLNVSNLLPHPRFKLIKESIMNIDCADLLKKADIVYHLAGIPGVRASWGRDFFPYTENNILATQRLLEAAKSVSLKKFIYASTSSIYGYKHGMVSEDAMPDPLSPYGVTKLAGEHLCSVYHQNFNVPVTILRYFTVYGPRQRPDMAFHRFFKQILTDQPLTLFGDGTQSRDFTYIDDCVKGTAAVMNAENTIGKIFNIGGKERAAIHEIISEMEKITGKKAVIRYLDAAIGEPKHTHADISHAARVLGYSPDISLSEGLIKEFDYMKVILKGESP; this comes from the coding sequence ATGAGAATTATTGTGACAGGATGCGCTGGATTTATTGGCTCTCATTTATGCGAAAAGCTGCTGGAACAAGAAGAAAATACAGTTATCGGGATTGATTGCTTTATCGGTCCCACACCAGGCTCTTTGAAAGATTTAAACGTATCTAATCTGCTGCCTCATCCTCGCTTTAAGCTGATTAAAGAATCAATCATGAATATTGACTGTGCCGACCTCCTGAAAAAAGCAGATATCGTCTATCACCTTGCAGGTATTCCTGGAGTAAGAGCAAGCTGGGGAAGGGATTTTTTCCCTTATACTGAAAATAATATCCTTGCTACACAGCGTTTATTGGAGGCTGCTAAGTCTGTAAGTCTCAAAAAGTTCATCTATGCTTCCACCTCGTCTATTTATGGATACAAACATGGAATGGTCTCTGAAGATGCGATGCCCGATCCGCTCTCGCCTTATGGGGTAACAAAGCTTGCAGGCGAGCATTTATGCTCCGTTTATCATCAGAACTTTAATGTTCCTGTTACGATTTTGCGCTATTTTACCGTGTACGGTCCAAGACAGCGGCCGGACATGGCCTTTCACCGCTTCTTTAAACAAATTCTAACGGATCAGCCGCTCACTCTATTTGGCGACGGCACTCAATCCCGTGATTTCACGTACATTGATGATTGCGTTAAAGGAACAGCCGCTGTCATGAACGCAGAGAATACCATCGGAAAAATTTTTAACATCGGCGGAAAGGAAAGAGCAGCCATTCATGAAATCATAAGTGAAATGGAAAAAATTACAGGAAAGAAAGCTGTCATTCGGTATTTAGATGCAGCTATCGGAGAACCGAAACACACTCATGCAGATATCTCTCACGCAGCGAGGGTGTTAGGCTATTCACCTGATATTTCCCTTAGCGAAGGGCTTATAAAAGAATTTGACTATATGAAGGTCATTTTAAAAGGAGAATCGCCATGA
- a CDS encoding glycosyltransferase gives METIAHYLMEDVKINQRFIYNQMVYQGQYRTIVIGPFQRKQDTDFPLDSFYNINEIPDLNAFFKEQRVAAIHAHHGKHAVDVFPLAMQHNLPFIVSIRGSDGSAQSEALYNRNFSRYRSIVNHDSLFVPVCEYLGNELLKLGVPSSKINVLYGGIDLDVFPFQERRKPADGEFVIISVGRLVQKKGHDILIRAFKSVHETYPNIKLKIIGGGKERANLEALIGELHLTDAVFLLGKMSLFDIAEELKKAHLFCLPSEIAQNGDVEGIPNAIKEAMAIGLPVISTRHAGIPELISHLRTGYLIEERNVQQLSDGIESFLRSQETWSDYTHAARHVIEEQFDLKKQLIKQHEMYEKFLKRNWK, from the coding sequence ATGGAAACAATTGCGCATTATTTAATGGAAGATGTGAAAATCAATCAGCGCTTTATATATAATCAAATGGTTTATCAAGGGCAGTACCGCACTATTGTAATCGGTCCATTTCAAAGGAAGCAGGACACGGATTTCCCCTTAGATTCTTTTTATAATATAAATGAGATTCCGGATCTGAATGCCTTTTTTAAAGAACAGAGGGTAGCAGCCATTCATGCACATCATGGCAAGCATGCCGTTGATGTCTTTCCGCTTGCTATGCAGCATAACCTTCCATTTATAGTCAGCATCCGCGGTTCTGACGGTTCAGCACAAAGCGAAGCGCTGTATAATAGAAACTTTTCGCGCTACCGTTCAATTGTCAATCATGACAGTTTATTCGTGCCGGTTTGTGAATATCTTGGAAATGAGCTTCTGAAGCTTGGGGTTCCAAGCAGCAAAATAAATGTTCTGTATGGAGGAATTGACCTGGATGTTTTTCCATTTCAAGAACGACGCAAACCTGCTGATGGGGAATTTGTCATCATTTCAGTCGGAAGACTGGTTCAAAAAAAGGGGCATGATATACTGATACGAGCTTTTAAGTCGGTCCATGAAACATATCCGAATATTAAGCTTAAAATCATCGGAGGAGGAAAGGAGAGAGCTAATCTCGAAGCGCTGATCGGGGAACTGCATCTAACGGATGCTGTGTTTTTATTAGGAAAAATGAGCTTGTTTGATATAGCTGAAGAACTGAAAAAAGCACACCTCTTTTGTTTGCCGAGTGAAATAGCCCAAAACGGAGATGTGGAAGGCATTCCAAATGCTATTAAAGAAGCGATGGCGATTGGTCTGCCAGTGATATCAACCAGGCATGCAGGAATACCTGAGCTAATCTCTCATCTTCGCACAGGCTATTTAATTGAAGAAAGAAATGTTCAGCAGCTCTCGGACGGAATTGAATCATTCCTCCGTTCACAAGAAACATGGAGTGACTATACCCATGCTGCAAGACATGTGATTGAAGAACAATTCGACTTGAAAAAACAGCTGATTAAGCAGCATGAAATGTATGAAAAATTTCTTAAGAGGAATTGGAAATAA
- a CDS encoding HipA family kinase: MSDKEIIPVQYLKTLEGNYAQLFLFSDGNHYVVKFHMVRKYRKREIVNEWLTAKLAHLLDLPGLPIKVVHIPEDSLADIPPYRYSSYKPGNHVAFPYLTNVKSYAELAMPPQKENLVNMKDLAGMLVFDQWVNNNDRSRTNILFEEKENGTYFFWMIDHGRCFPGMYEWNEETLSKEPVYRVNMPVYKWASSLLKDPFLLYDFSEKMRNVKQEEIWEILAEIPSDWNVTKQEKEKLLAFLKREGLHEVPQLIMDANSNYFGT; the protein is encoded by the coding sequence TTGTCAGATAAAGAGATCATACCAGTACAATACTTAAAAACATTGGAAGGAAATTATGCCCAGCTGTTTTTATTCAGTGATGGGAATCATTATGTGGTTAAATTTCATATGGTGAGGAAATACCGCAAACGGGAAATCGTAAATGAATGGCTTACAGCAAAGCTTGCCCATCTTCTTGATTTGCCTGGTTTGCCTATTAAGGTTGTTCATATTCCTGAAGACTCTCTGGCAGATATACCTCCATACCGCTATTCCTCATATAAGCCAGGTAATCATGTGGCTTTTCCATATCTGACAAATGTAAAATCTTATGCAGAGCTTGCGATGCCTCCGCAAAAAGAAAACCTGGTAAATATGAAGGACCTGGCGGGAATGCTCGTGTTTGATCAGTGGGTGAACAACAATGACCGCAGCCGGACAAATATACTGTTTGAAGAAAAAGAAAACGGAACCTATTTCTTCTGGATGATTGATCATGGCAGATGTTTTCCGGGCATGTATGAATGGAATGAAGAAACCCTTTCTAAAGAGCCTGTTTACCGCGTTAACATGCCTGTATACAAATGGGCTAGTTCTCTTCTTAAGGATCCCTTTTTGCTTTATGATTTCAGTGAAAAAATGAGAAATGTAAAGCAAGAGGAAATTTGGGAAATTCTCGCAGAAATCCCATCAGATTGGAATGTCACGAAGCAGGAAAAAGAGAAGCTGCTTGCCTTTTTAAAAAGAGAGGGATTGCATGAGGTTCCTCAGCTTATCATGGATGCAAACAGCAATTACTTTGGCACCTAG